A single window of Chloracidobacterium sp. DNA harbors:
- a CDS encoding putative DNA binding domain-containing protein, giving the protein MPRRKFRHTQRFDSPSDQSFQEYLLNQPAQTTTRTELLRLIRGGEDTYLELKVKLSNSEKIAQGIVALANTDGGTIIFGVNDQLRIEGVSNPEWVQAELTRICREEIVPSLVPLIDTLAFDSGKRIVALDIDGKRKPYRTRDGRFYMRFGAEKREVTRDELSNWLDELRPVGFENIPLQTVTEDDFDDGLLWSFASGFDDTAPNINLYQTSDFLRKDLLLAVGNADEFFPTVAAVLLFGKNDRVPELLPRSNVTVARFSGDNATAQLIEAVELKGNMHSQYEAIIEFIKRYTDLAKERPKRKLELVTESVVKARSHYHYYSVSEAVINALIHRDLALREIRTRINIYDNSIEFINPRRTNGFSPPASRAIRYGITQRLNPQIAAIFTRREYGINAPHGGLPMILRQSTRFSGRKPEIYLANDEFKLKILAA; this is encoded by the coding sequence ATGCCGAGAAGAAAATTTCGTCACACCCAGCGTTTTGACTCCCCAAGCGACCAGTCGTTTCAAGAGTACTTACTAAATCAACCCGCACAGACGACCACTCGTACAGAACTTCTGCGGTTGATCCGCGGCGGGGAAGACACCTATCTCGAACTCAAGGTCAAGCTCTCGAACAGCGAGAAGATCGCGCAGGGCATCGTCGCACTTGCCAATACTGACGGCGGAACGATCATATTCGGTGTCAACGACCAACTACGGATCGAGGGTGTGTCGAATCCGGAATGGGTGCAGGCAGAATTGACCCGGATCTGCCGCGAAGAGATCGTGCCATCGCTCGTGCCGCTGATCGATACGCTGGCATTTGACAGCGGAAAGCGGATCGTTGCTCTTGACATCGACGGTAAGCGAAAGCCGTACCGCACTCGCGATGGGCGGTTTTATATGCGGTTTGGTGCCGAAAAACGTGAGGTTACACGTGACGAACTGTCGAACTGGCTCGACGAACTGCGTCCGGTAGGGTTCGAGAATATTCCTCTGCAAACCGTGACCGAAGACGATTTTGACGATGGATTGCTGTGGAGTTTTGCCAGCGGATTCGACGATACCGCACCAAACATTAACCTTTATCAAACCAGCGATTTTTTGCGCAAGGACCTTTTGCTTGCGGTCGGCAACGCTGACGAGTTTTTTCCGACCGTGGCGGCCGTTCTGCTGTTTGGCAAGAATGACCGCGTGCCTGAACTCCTGCCGCGCTCGAATGTGACGGTCGCCCGATTCTCCGGCGACAACGCAACGGCACAACTTATCGAGGCGGTTGAACTCAAGGGTAATATGCATTCGCAATATGAAGCGATCATCGAGTTCATCAAACGATATACTGATCTCGCCAAAGAGCGGCCAAAACGCAAACTCGAACTGGTGACCGAATCGGTCGTTAAGGCACGCTCACACTATCACTACTATTCAGTTTCCGAGGCAGTGATAAATGCTCTGATACACCGGGATCTCGCATTGCGTGAGATCAGGACACGGATAAATATTTACGACAATTCGATCGAGTTTATCAATCCACGCCGGACCAATGGCTTCTCGCCGCCGGCATCGCGGGCCATCCGATACGGAATTACCCAGCGACTTAATCCACAGATCGCGGCGATATTTACCCGACGTGAGTACGGCATAAACGCCCCACACGGCGGTCTGCCGATGATCCTGCGACAGTCAACGCGTTTTTCGGGTCGCAAACCCGAGATCTATCTGGCAAACGACGAATTTAAGCTAAAAATACTCGCCGCGTGA
- a CDS encoding tetratricopeptide repeat protein — MKFSTTLFALFLSIIVIVNSPAQTKAPTPTPKPTPTDMFDLSDLGDYLGTIKEGSSAWDIFKVTQLMEERKYDDAIKIFNESLKADDTNAYIRGYRALAYYYKRDLDKALIDAAASLKKDPIEVRALDVRAMIERDRGKSEAAKKDFELAIEISTKAIKARPGSMDDYFARAETYRLMGENAKAAADYRKTLELSPAYNFADTHLKLVTGVQQPKIGVRQPPIVDDETEFQAHAKEFERLAPLLEEAGDKADAYENALKFDNKKNNRNAYFRAAADNSICKALADYDALYDLASAEANAMADMVQSGAFEKTSDLAVKASDAENTIEGLGGDILTRQMIWKCVAEKTGTTTVSPPPVTDLKSRTKAAIDKKDYDTILSELNGLITKDKKNSEAFALRGDIYLAQTKTELARADYNQAIKLSPKTSAYYYKRGMSFLENPAYSILTAMADYSKAIELDPTNSDAYKQRGLHYMMDLQFAPAKSDFLAVLKLTPNDAQVNYRLGRIYVKENNADAAIACFSTSIKADPKFPWVYAERGEVYEYLNKNNEAIADYSQTIRLEPNLPAGYYDRSRLYVKLKDYALGVADMTKIISFTDRSSGDYLRRGDIYVEWGKYDEALADYQSAIYMSPNDPAPKKHYNDLVPIINAARATAPTMSAIYNPALAAYTPIEKELSTRVDTYLNLKKSKDASPATGKSPLCNHIPYLITLTDKALVAINPIQLLFLKGSLKGFSEQIDFIEDREKRLENTKKMLEKDISTFSCQTKIYYVE, encoded by the coding sequence ATGAAATTCTCGACAACATTATTCGCCCTTTTCTTGTCTATTATCGTTATCGTGAACTCGCCGGCACAAACCAAGGCTCCGACGCCGACGCCTAAACCTACTCCGACCGATATGTTCGACTTGTCCGACCTTGGCGATTATCTCGGGACGATCAAAGAAGGATCATCCGCGTGGGACATATTTAAAGTTACGCAGTTGATGGAGGAGCGTAAATACGACGATGCGATCAAAATATTTAACGAGTCCCTCAAAGCCGACGACACCAACGCCTATATCCGAGGTTATCGGGCGCTTGCGTACTATTACAAAAGGGATCTCGATAAAGCCCTGATCGATGCTGCGGCCTCGCTAAAGAAAGATCCGATCGAAGTGCGTGCCCTGGATGTCCGGGCGATGATCGAGAGAGATCGCGGAAAGAGTGAGGCAGCTAAGAAAGACTTCGAACTCGCGATCGAAATTTCTACCAAAGCTATCAAGGCTCGGCCGGGTTCGATGGACGATTATTTCGCACGAGCTGAGACTTACAGGCTTATGGGCGAGAATGCCAAAGCTGCCGCCGACTACCGTAAAACACTGGAACTGTCGCCTGCCTACAATTTTGCTGACACGCATCTCAAACTCGTCACCGGCGTCCAGCAACCAAAAATCGGCGTTCGGCAACCGCCTATCGTCGATGATGAGACGGAATTTCAGGCCCACGCGAAAGAATTCGAACGTCTCGCACCGCTACTTGAAGAGGCGGGCGATAAGGCGGATGCGTACGAGAACGCCCTGAAATTCGATAACAAGAAAAACAACCGCAACGCATATTTTCGTGCCGCCGCCGACAATTCGATATGCAAAGCGCTCGCGGATTACGATGCTCTTTATGATCTCGCGTCCGCCGAAGCTAACGCAATGGCTGACATGGTCCAATCGGGAGCCTTCGAAAAAACATCAGATCTCGCGGTCAAAGCTAGCGACGCCGAGAACACTATCGAGGGCCTCGGCGGAGACATACTGACGCGGCAGATGATCTGGAAATGCGTCGCCGAAAAAACGGGAACAACGACAGTCTCGCCTCCGCCTGTGACAGATCTTAAGAGCCGAACAAAAGCCGCGATAGATAAAAAAGATTACGACACGATCCTCAGCGAACTCAACGGACTTATCACAAAGGATAAAAAGAACTCAGAAGCTTTCGCACTTCGCGGCGATATATATTTGGCTCAGACCAAGACCGAACTTGCGCGTGCGGATTATAACCAGGCGATCAAACTCAGCCCGAAAACCTCCGCTTACTATTACAAACGCGGGATGTCGTTTCTCGAAAATCCGGCGTACAGCATTCTGACCGCGATGGCCGATTATAGTAAGGCGATCGAGCTCGACCCGACTAATTCCGACGCGTATAAACAGAGAGGTTTGCATTACATGATGGACCTTCAATTTGCGCCGGCAAAATCTGATTTCCTTGCGGTGCTAAAGCTAACTCCAAATGACGCACAGGTTAATTACCGTCTCGGACGTATATATGTGAAAGAAAATAACGCTGACGCAGCTATTGCTTGTTTTTCTACGTCGATAAAGGCAGATCCAAAATTTCCATGGGTATATGCAGAACGCGGCGAGGTTTACGAATACCTAAATAAAAATAATGAAGCGATAGCTGACTATTCTCAGACCATCAGATTGGAGCCGAATCTTCCGGCCGGTTACTATGACCGTTCGAGGCTGTATGTAAAGCTTAAAGATTACGCACTGGGCGTGGCAGATATGACCAAGATCATCAGTTTCACTGATAGAAGTTCTGGCGATTATCTGCGGCGCGGCGATATCTATGTAGAATGGGGAAAATACGACGAAGCTCTCGCGGATTACCAGTCAGCGATCTATATGTCCCCAAATGATCCCGCGCCGAAAAAGCATTATAACGATCTCGTCCCGATCATTAATGCTGCTCGTGCAACGGCTCCGACGATGAGTGCGATCTATAATCCCGCTCTCGCAGCCTACACACCCATCGAAAAAGAACTGTCAACGAGGGTGGATACATATCTGAACCTCAAAAAGAGTAAAGATGCGTCTCCCGCAACCGGCAAGAGCCCGCTGTGCAATCACATCCCCTATTTGATCACTCTCACTGACAAGGCACTCGTAGCAATTAACCCTATCCAATTGCTGTTCCTTAAGGGCAGCCTCAAAGGCTTTTCCGAACAGATCGACTTTATCGAAGACCGCGAGAAAAGGCTCGAAAACACTAAAAAGATGCTCGAAAAAGATATAAGCACCTTTAGCTGTCAGACCAAGATCTATTATGTCGAGTAA
- the folK gene encoding 2-amino-4-hydroxy-6-hydroxymethyldihydropteridine diphosphokinase encodes MSYLDKTTTIAYLGLGSNLGDRAGNLLMAVRCLIEASFVVQRLSSIFETEPIDLDTDQQFLNMVAEVRVSGISPTQMMARLLRIEYLLDRKDKSVKSSRTIDLDILTYGNLQVDTPFLTVPHPRLHLRKFVLCPLAEISPSFVHPVSKRDIAALLSTVDDNSAVTRWNPNHAIARELAAKH; translated from the coding sequence ATGAGCTATTTGGATAAAACAACGACTATCGCTTATTTGGGTCTAGGATCTAATCTTGGCGACCGGGCCGGAAACCTTCTGATGGCCGTACGTTGTCTAATCGAGGCGAGCTTTGTCGTTCAGAGACTCTCGTCCATCTTCGAGACAGAACCTATCGATCTTGATACTGACCAACAGTTTTTGAATATGGTCGCCGAGGTGCGCGTCTCCGGGATCAGCCCCACCCAAATGATGGCCAGACTCCTGCGGATCGAGTATCTGCTCGATCGCAAAGACAAATCCGTTAAGTCGTCTAGAACAATAGACCTCGACATTCTTACATACGGTAATTTGCAGGTGGACACCCCGTTTCTAACTGTTCCGCATCCGCGCCTGCATTTGCGAAAATTTGTACTCTGTCCGCTTGCCGAAATATCACCTAGTTTTGTACACCCGGTCTCAAAACGTGATATCGCGGCATTGCTTTCGACGGTCGACGACAATAGTGCAGTTACGCGCTGGAATCCGAACCACGCAATCGCCCGCGAACTTGCCGCGAAACATTAG
- a CDS encoding IS110 family transposase: MAVYIGVDFHPYEQTLAFVDEADGEIRYKRFLHSDKAGIKAFYRKCGKDAVIGTEATGSLWWFEKLLFDNGMTLKIGDPRMIRRAALSRHKNDHRDAETILDLLMRGTFPAITPRNEQSREMLDLLNYRHSLVSKRTSVVNQLQAFARSKGLPRFRLPAVKARKKIEEVETTQVERLLVSSRFVLCDELTRQIKAVEARLEEEANKEERAQLLMTHPGIGLINAMALVHTLGDVRRFRRKEEVVAFVGLDPLEKSSGETRRIGSISKRGSRLARYLLGQAAQASRDKKIRKFYSEVSRRRGRPKAKVAAARKLLINCYVMLRDNISYEEFTRRGEVGLYEGSGEVTGKPAQSLKV, translated from the coding sequence ATGGCAGTATACATTGGGGTTGACTTTCATCCATATGAGCAGACGCTTGCTTTTGTGGATGAAGCGGATGGAGAGATCAGATATAAGCGGTTTCTTCATAGCGATAAGGCGGGGATAAAGGCGTTTTACCGCAAGTGCGGAAAGGACGCGGTTATTGGAACGGAGGCCACGGGATCGCTGTGGTGGTTTGAGAAGTTGCTCTTTGACAATGGAATGACGCTCAAGATCGGAGACCCTAGGATGATCCGTCGAGCAGCATTATCGAGACACAAGAACGACCACAGGGATGCGGAGACGATCCTGGATCTATTGATGCGCGGGACATTTCCGGCGATCACGCCGAGGAACGAGCAGAGCCGAGAGATGCTCGATCTGCTGAACTATCGTCACTCATTGGTGAGCAAGCGGACATCGGTGGTGAATCAGCTGCAGGCGTTCGCACGATCGAAGGGCTTGCCACGGTTCCGTTTGCCGGCGGTAAAGGCGAGAAAGAAGATCGAGGAGGTTGAGACGACACAGGTCGAGCGGCTTCTGGTCAGCTCTCGATTTGTTCTTTGCGACGAGCTGACACGCCAGATCAAGGCCGTGGAGGCGAGGCTCGAGGAAGAGGCGAATAAGGAAGAGCGTGCTCAATTGCTAATGACGCATCCCGGCATCGGGCTGATCAACGCCATGGCACTTGTTCACACGCTCGGCGATGTTCGACGCTTTCGCCGTAAGGAAGAGGTCGTGGCATTTGTAGGACTCGACCCGTTGGAGAAAAGCTCGGGCGAGACGAGGCGGATCGGTTCGATCAGCAAGCGAGGTTCGCGGCTCGCAAGGTACCTGCTCGGGCAGGCAGCCCAGGCAAGTCGCGATAAGAAGATACGGAAGTTCTATTCCGAGGTTAGCCGTCGTAGAGGCCGCCCGAAAGCAAAAGTTGCAGCGGCCCGTAAGCTTCTCATTAACTGTTATGTCATGCTTCGTGACAATATCAGCTACGAGGAGTTTACACGGCGGGGCGAAGTTGGTTTGTACGAGGGGTCAGGAGAGGTGACGGGGAAACCCGCTCAGTCTCTGAAGGTCTGA
- the panB gene encoding 3-methyl-2-oxobutanoate hydroxymethyltransferase has product MAYLQPDKEGKVYLPAIRAAKENGEKLVCLTAYDYPTARIVDEAGVDMILVGDSMGNVIHGYGNTIPVSLDEITSACIAVKRGTERAMVIADMPFGTYHVNEDESVKNALRLMKYGGAEAVKLEGGRNRVELVQRLVNEEIPVVAHIGLTPQSVYKMGGYRVQGRTAEQAKRLIEDAKMLEEAGAFAIVLELVPREVAKMMTNELKISTIGIGAGLDCDIQVLVLHDLVGMTFGRQPRFVRQYANVRNVMTEAIQNWTKDVKSGAYPADAESYGLTEETLSELKGK; this is encoded by the coding sequence ATGGCATATCTTCAACCGGACAAAGAAGGAAAAGTTTACTTACCCGCTATCAGAGCCGCCAAAGAAAATGGCGAAAAATTAGTTTGCCTCACCGCGTATGATTATCCGACTGCCCGGATCGTCGATGAGGCAGGCGTCGATATGATCCTGGTCGGCGACAGTATGGGAAACGTGATACACGGTTATGGCAACACTATTCCGGTCTCGCTTGATGAGATCACTTCGGCCTGTATCGCGGTGAAACGCGGAACTGAACGCGCGATGGTGATCGCCGATATGCCGTTTGGGACCTACCACGTTAACGAAGACGAAAGTGTAAAGAATGCTCTACGTCTAATGAAATATGGCGGGGCCGAGGCCGTTAAACTCGAGGGCGGGCGAAACCGCGTCGAACTCGTCCAGCGACTAGTCAACGAGGAGATACCGGTCGTTGCTCACATTGGCTTGACCCCACAATCAGTTTATAAAATGGGCGGATACCGAGTGCAGGGCCGTACGGCAGAACAGGCCAAGAGATTGATCGAGGATGCCAAAATGCTCGAAGAGGCTGGAGCATTTGCGATCGTTCTGGAACTCGTTCCTCGTGAGGTGGCCAAAATGATGACGAATGAACTCAAGATCTCGACGATCGGGATCGGTGCCGGACTCGATTGCGATATCCAGGTGCTCGTTCTTCACGATCTCGTCGGAATGACTTTCGGCAGGCAACCGAGATTTGTGCGTCAATATGCAAATGTACGCAACGTAATGACCGAGGCAATACAGAACTGGACGAAGGACGTAAAATCCGGTGCGTATCCCGCCGATGCGGAATCGTATGGGCTGACCGAAGAAACACTGTCCGAACTGAAAGGTAAATAG
- a CDS encoding DUF2695 domain-containing protein: MAILRKRQIENLEQMNGEQLDAFLNAMPAGQESMSELLDYVEDELYDKECDHTLRYSMRYMMERGLNFPKITNWLNENGGYCDCEVMKQVAPYWRAKFGDD; the protein is encoded by the coding sequence ATGGCAATCTTACGTAAACGACAGATCGAGAATCTCGAACAAATGAATGGCGAACAGCTCGACGCATTTCTTAACGCGATGCCTGCCGGGCAGGAATCGATGAGCGAATTGCTCGATTACGTCGAAGACGAACTCTACGACAAAGAGTGCGATCACACACTGCGTTACTCGATGCGTTATATGATGGAGCGCGGACTCAATTTTCCGAAGATCACCAACTGGCTCAACGAGAATGGCGGCTACTGTGACTGCGAAGTAATGAAGCAGGTCGCACCGTACTGGCGAGCCAAGTTTGGCGATGACTGA
- a CDS encoding MFS transporter, producing MLLDLSPLRASRDYRLLFTGQLVSFFGSMMTFIVVPWQMYQLTGSSAMVGYIYLAEFVPMVILAFVGGAMADFFDKRKLLRVTEIGQTTVTAILLVNALLPQPQVWVLFVAVALHAGLAAIQRPAFESFIQKVIPVEMMSAVMALNSIRYSLGAIVSPALAGIIATQFSSSIAYAFDLLTFIASLIAVFMIRAVPPPANAEKPSFQSIKRAWKYAFSRQELVGTYFIDIAAMFFAMPQALYPALAVIYGEKYVGFFPAAIAGGALVASLTSGWTRNINRHGLLVTIAAVLWGVAIMFFGLVDSIVPALLFLAAAGFFDMISGIFRGSIWNQTIPNYLRGRLASIEMMSYLTGPMLGSAKMGIVAEKFGVKSAIVSGGILCVVAVLGAAVFLPKFATYDGREGVKHRELEEAQRAEMSDKL from the coding sequence ATGCTACTCGACCTTTCACCGCTGCGGGCATCTCGCGATTATCGACTGCTGTTTACCGGCCAGTTGGTGTCGTTTTTTGGCTCGATGATGACGTTTATCGTCGTGCCGTGGCAGATGTATCAATTGACCGGGTCGTCCGCGATGGTCGGGTATATCTACCTCGCAGAATTTGTGCCGATGGTCATACTCGCCTTTGTCGGCGGTGCGATGGCGGATTTTTTCGACAAACGCAAACTGCTCCGCGTCACCGAGATCGGCCAAACCACAGTGACCGCGATCCTTCTGGTAAATGCACTTTTGCCACAACCGCAGGTGTGGGTGCTGTTCGTAGCTGTTGCACTGCACGCGGGCCTCGCGGCTATACAGCGACCGGCATTTGAATCGTTTATTCAGAAAGTAATTCCGGTCGAGATGATGTCTGCCGTGATGGCACTCAACTCGATCCGCTACAGTTTAGGTGCCATTGTCAGTCCGGCACTTGCCGGCATTATCGCGACGCAATTTAGCTCGTCGATCGCCTACGCATTCGACCTACTCACGTTTATCGCGTCGCTTATCGCAGTGTTTATGATCCGAGCGGTGCCGCCGCCGGCGAACGCCGAAAAACCGAGTTTTCAATCGATCAAGCGTGCGTGGAAATATGCGTTCAGTCGCCAGGAACTGGTCGGAACGTATTTCATCGACATTGCGGCAATGTTCTTTGCGATGCCGCAGGCACTTTATCCGGCGCTTGCTGTCATATACGGCGAGAAATATGTCGGATTTTTCCCCGCGGCGATCGCTGGCGGGGCACTCGTCGCAAGCCTCACTTCCGGTTGGACGCGAAATATCAACCGTCACGGCCTGTTGGTGACAATAGCTGCCGTGTTGTGGGGCGTGGCTATTATGTTCTTCGGCCTGGTTGACAGCATCGTGCCGGCATTGTTGTTCCTCGCGGCCGCCGGTTTCTTTGATATGATCTCCGGCATATTTCGCGGATCCATATGGAACCAAACTATTCCCAACTACCTCCGCGGCCGCCTTGCCAGTATCGAAATGATGAGCTATCTCACCGGCCCGATGCTCGGTAGTGCTAAAATGGGTATCGTCGCGGAAAAGTTCGGTGTTAAGTCGGCGATCGTCAGCGGCGGCATACTATGTGTGGTCGCCGTATTGGGTGCGGCGGTGTTCCTGCCGAAATTCGCCACCTACGACGGCCGAGAAGGCGTCAAGCATCGCGAACTCGAAGAAGCCCAACGAGCGGAAATGTCCGACAAACTTTAG
- the uvrA gene encoding excinuclease ABC subunit UvrA: MHAATPKKEDQIEVRGARVHNLKNINVSIPFNKLTVITGVSGSGKSSLAFDTLYAEGQRRYVESLSAYARQFLERMDKPDVDEITGIAPAIAIRQKNSTKNPRSTVATQTEIYDYLRLLFARAGQTICHKCGREVKKDSPESAADEILAELPDGTRFYLLFPIQEEVSREIVRTAKRGKPKASSKDLSTSAYLISLLQQGFSRLFRGGEVIELQKPEDYSFDDFDETFVLIDRLKAGSDIRQRLVDSLETCFREGHAAIVETAVRSGETDGVPAILKFSDRYICKYDGTRYEEPEPHLFSFNSPFGACPTCQGFGNTIGIDYGRVIPNPLISLKAGAIEPFTRPQHAWAQKELVKYCAAANIDMTEPYADLPDFQQNCIIYGDEGWRGIKGFFEWLETKKYKLHVRVFLAKYRGYTRCPDCDGQRLRQEARDVKIGGRSLPDIVEMSISVAHEFFGQLVLDNERAQIADKLLTEIRRRINFLVEVGLDYLTLNRLAATLSGGEAQRIQLATNLGSLLVGTLYVLDEPSIGLHPRDNSRLIRILENLRDIGNTVIVVEHDEETMRSADHVIDIGPHAGEHGGELVFEGDFKHLLKSKASLTAKYLRGEAEIKVPQNRRPVTKRKIEITGAREHNLKDVSVTIPLDMLVCVTGVSGSGKSTLIHDVLYAGLKKQRGEWNAHVGFFKEITGGDLIDDIVLVDQSPIGRTPRSNPVTYIKAYDAIREVFAATNTAKSKGYNASHFSFNVPGGRCDICQGSGTVTIEMQFLADVELTCEDCRGMRFKQEVLDVKFKGKNIHEVLQLTIREAILFFKDTAKLTSKLKVLEAVGLGYLRLGQSATTLSGGEAQRVKLASHLAQKTSSQTLFIFDEPTTGLHFDDINKLLTAFRALIDNGGSLLVIEHNMDVIKTADHVIDLGPEGGIGGGEIIATGTPEEVAEVKDSFTGQFLKAMLQ; this comes from the coding sequence ATGCACGCCGCCACACCGAAAAAGGAAGATCAGATCGAGGTTCGCGGTGCGCGCGTCCACAATCTTAAGAACATCAACGTCTCGATCCCGTTCAATAAATTAACGGTCATTACCGGCGTGTCCGGTTCGGGCAAATCGTCCCTCGCCTTTGATACGCTGTATGCCGAGGGACAACGCCGTTACGTCGAATCGCTCTCGGCCTACGCCCGCCAGTTTCTGGAGCGGATGGACAAGCCCGACGTTGATGAGATCACCGGCATCGCCCCGGCGATCGCGATCCGGCAAAAGAATTCGACCAAGAATCCGCGCTCGACCGTCGCGACCCAGACCGAGATCTATGATTATCTCCGGCTGTTGTTTGCCCGGGCCGGACAGACCATTTGTCACAAATGCGGACGTGAGGTCAAAAAAGATTCGCCCGAATCGGCTGCGGACGAGATCCTGGCGGAACTGCCGGACGGCACTCGATTCTATCTGCTGTTCCCTATTCAGGAAGAAGTTTCTCGTGAGATCGTCCGAACTGCAAAAAGAGGCAAGCCCAAGGCCTCGTCCAAAGATCTAAGTACGTCAGCATATCTCATTTCCCTGCTCCAACAGGGGTTTTCGAGGCTGTTTCGCGGCGGCGAGGTGATCGAACTCCAAAAGCCGGAGGATTATTCTTTTGACGATTTTGACGAAACGTTCGTCCTGATCGACAGGCTCAAGGCCGGCAGTGATATTCGCCAGCGGCTCGTCGATTCGCTCGAAACCTGCTTTCGCGAGGGCCACGCGGCCATTGTCGAAACCGCCGTACGCTCCGGCGAAACGGACGGCGTTCCGGCGATCCTAAAGTTCTCGGACCGCTACATCTGCAAATACGACGGCACGCGATATGAGGAGCCGGAACCGCACCTTTTCAGCTTTAATTCACCATTCGGGGCGTGTCCGACGTGTCAGGGTTTCGGCAACACGATCGGCATCGACTACGGCCGGGTCATCCCGAATCCGTTGATCTCACTTAAGGCCGGTGCGATCGAGCCGTTTACGCGGCCTCAGCACGCTTGGGCGCAGAAAGAACTCGTTAAATATTGCGCGGCGGCAAATATCGATATGACCGAGCCCTATGCGGATCTGCCGGATTTCCAGCAAAACTGCATCATCTACGGCGACGAAGGCTGGCGCGGCATTAAGGGCTTTTTTGAATGGCTCGAAACCAAGAAATATAAGCTCCACGTCCGTGTCTTTTTGGCTAAATACCGCGGATATACACGCTGCCCCGATTGCGATGGCCAGCGACTGCGGCAAGAGGCACGCGACGTCAAGATCGGCGGCCGTTCACTGCCGGACATTGTCGAAATGTCGATCAGCGTCGCTCACGAGTTTTTCGGTCAGTTGGTGCTCGATAACGAACGTGCTCAGATCGCCGATAAACTGCTGACCGAAATTCGCCGTCGGATCAATTTCCTGGTCGAGGTCGGGCTCGATTATCTGACGCTCAACCGCCTCGCGGCGACCTTGTCGGGCGGCGAAGCTCAGCGGATCCAGCTTGCGACCAATCTCGGTTCGCTGCTGGTCGGCACGCTCTATGTCCTAGACGAACCGAGCATCGGACTGCATCCGCGTGACAATTCGCGTTTGATCAGGATCCTGGAGAATTTACGCGACATCGGCAATACGGTCATCGTCGTCGAACACGACGAAGAGACGATGCGATCAGCCGACCACGTCATCGATATCGGGCCGCACGCCGGTGAGCACGGCGGTGAACTCGTATTCGAGGGTGATTTCAAGCATTTGCTAAAGAGCAAGGCCTCGCTAACCGCCAAGTACCTTCGCGGCGAAGCCGAGATCAAAGTACCGCAAAATCGCCGGCCTGTAACCAAGCGAAAGATCGAGATTACAGGTGCTCGCGAGCATAATCTCAAGGACGTCTCGGTCACTATACCGCTCGATATGCTCGTCTGTGTGACCGGCGTCTCCGGTTCGGGCAAATCGACGCTGATCCACGACGTGTTGTACGCCGGGCTGAAAAAGCAACGCGGCGAATGGAATGCCCACGTTGGATTTTTTAAGGAGATCACCGGCGGAGACCTGATCGACGACATCGTCCTCGTCGACCAATCGCCCATCGGGCGCACTCCGCGCTCTAATCCGGTGACTTATATCAAGGCGTACGATGCGATCCGAGAGGTTTTTGCAGCGACCAATACGGCCAAGTCGAAAGGCTATAATGCATCGCACTTTTCGTTCAACGTGCCCGGTGGGCGATGTGATATTTGTCAGGGTAGCGGGACCGTCACGATCGAGATGCAGTTTTTGGCCGATGTCGAACTGACCTGCGAGGACTGCCGCGGGATGCGGTTCAAACAAGAGGTCCTTGACGTCAAGTTTAAGGGCAAGAATATCCACGAAGTATTGCAGTTGACCATTCGCGAAGCGATCCTTTTCTTTAAGGATACTGCCAAGCTGACCTCGAAGCTGAAGGTTCTCGAGGCGGTCGGCCTCGGGTATCTGCGTCTCGGCCAATCGGCAACGACGCTCTCCGGCGGCGAAGCCCAGCGTGTAAAGCTCGCTTCGCACCTCGCCCAAAAAACCTCTTCGCAGACGCTGTTTATCTTTGACGAACCGACGACCGGTCTGCATTTTGACGACATCAATAAACTGCTCACCGCCTTTCGTGCACTGATCGACAACGGCGGCAGCCTGCTAGTCATCGAACATAACATGGACGTCATCAAAACCGCCGACCACGTCATCGACCTCGGCCCCGAAGGCGGCATCGGCGGCGGCGAGATCATCGCCACCGGCACCCCAGAGGAAGTCGCCGAAGTAAAGGACTCTTTCACAGGACAATTTCTGAAGGCAATGCTTCAATAG